The DNA window CGTACTTTCTGGCATTGGTTCTGATAGGCTACGTTGTCTTTTCGTACTATGTCGGCGGGATACCCATCCTTCAAGGAATGCAGCGAATCATTTTCCTCCGCGAGGCCGGTCCGGTGCAGCATTTTCTGCTCAGCTATGGGGCGTACATTGCTTTGGCGTTGGGTTACTTTCGGCGACCACGCGGCCGGTTCTCGGTCAACGGCTTCCTACTGGTGCTCATGCTTCTTAATTTGGTCCTGACGGGCCACAAGTTTTCTGCGCTGATCAGGCTTCTCGTGGCCTACTACACGGCCGTGTTTGCCCGGCGATGGGCGGAGAATCCGTCGATGAAGATCTGGCGGGCGCGCTACATCGCCGTTGCCGCCGCCGGTGCCGTTGTACTGCTGGCCGGCGCCTACGCCAGCTACACACTGATGCCCAGCGTGAAAGATGCCGGCAAGCTCCTATTCGATCGCGTGCTCGCACTTCAAGGCCACCTGTGGTGGGCGTCAGACCACAACCTGTTCGCGCATGATCGTTTCGACTCAGATCACTGGCAGGCGGAGTGGGGGGCGATTGTCAGGCTGGGCCAAGTGCCGGAGGGGACGGCCGGCATGAAATACGTGATGATTCAAGCCATCGGCGCCGACAAGGCCTTTCCTGTCTTTGAGACCGGTTATCGCTACACGATGGCCTACCCGGCTATCCTGGTTCTGACGTTCAAGTACCCCGTTGCGCTCGCGCTGCAATTCATGGCCGGATGCCTGCTCGCACTGCTGCTCTACTACCTGCATTACACTCTGAAATATCGCCATTTAATACGAGCTCTGATTGCGCTCAACGTCACGCTCCGCCTGATCGAGGGCGTGCTCGGGACCGGGGATTTTTTCCAGCTGATTGCGCCGGGGAATGCGTTCAAACTGCTTTTCCTGCTGATACTGGAACTCGGTGTTCTGCGGCACGTTTCGTCGATTGCGTCCGCAGGGAGCCGCGAACCGGCTGGACATGTCGCGGGCAAGCCGGGCTGAGTCTATGTCCGCGCGCCTGGTCATAAATGCCACTATCCTGAACCAGCCGAGACAGACCGGCCTGGGGATATATACCGCCAACCTGCTGCCGCCGCTGCTTCGGTGGGCTGCCGAAGACACGAACTTCAGTGAAATCGTAATCGCGGGAACGCCGGATTCCCTGCGAGAGTCTCTCGGTCCGGCCCTGGATCACCCCAAAACAGGGGTACACGAGATCCCGACCGTCAGTCCGTTTCGTCGTCTCTGGCACCTCGATCGATTAGTGATGGCCGAAAGAAAACGCGCAGGCTGCGTGGTGTTCTATTCACCGACCCACCACGGCGTGGTGCGTGGCGGCATCATACAGGTGATCACCGTTCACGACCTGTTCGCGCGAATCTTCCCGCACAACTACCGGCGGCAGTACTACTATTTCCGATGGTACGTGCCGCGGATTCTCGCCAACACCTCCCGGGTGATAGTCGACTCCGAATGTACCGGGGCTGACCTGCGGCGGTTCTATACCCGCTGTCCCGCGATTGATGTTGTGCATGCGGCCGTACGGGAAGATCTGTCGTCCAAAACGTTATCTGAAGTCTTGTCCCTGCGCGACCAGAGGTTTTTCCTGTTCCTCGGTGCGACATTTCCCTACAAGAACTGCCTCAGACTAATCGACGCATTCGCTGAATATCGAAAGACCGGTTCTGCCCGGTTGGTATTCGTTGGCGGGAGGGACGAGTATACTGATAGGCTGCAGCGACATCTGGAGCAGAAACACGCGGGATTGATCGGCGACGTGATCTTCGTTGAGTATGCCTCGGTTTCGGAATTAGTATGGCTCTTTCGCCACGCGATCGCGTTGATGTTGACCACGCTTTACGAAGGATTCGGCCTGCCGGCTCTCGAGGCCATGGCCTGCGATTGTCCGGTTATCGCCTCGCGCGCCGGTTCGCTGCCGGAGGTGTGCGACGAGGCGGCATTGTTTGTCAACCCGACCGACACCGCAAGCATTACGCGAGCTATGCTCGAAGTCGAAAGGGACAGCGCCATTCGAGAACGATTGATCCAGGCAGGGCAGGAGAACGTCCGGAGATTCAGTTGGGACAAATCGGCGGAGAAAGTGTATCGTGTCCTGCGGAGCTGTCTGAGCCCGTAGGTTCAGGGTATGACCGTGAAACGCGTAATAATCATACAGGCGAGAATGACCTCGACCCGCCGCCCCGGCAAGGTGCTGGCCGATCTTGAGGAGCGGCCCATGCTCGTGCAACAGATCTTCCGCCTGCGCCATTGCCGCTCGGTGGATCAGATCGTGCTGGCGACAACAACCAACGCCACCGATGATCCCCTGGTAGCGCTCGCCGAGGCCGAACGGCTCGGCTATTATCGCGGAAGCGAGTACGACGTGCTCTCGCGTTATTACGAAGCCGCTGCTCAGTTTGCCGCGGACATGATCGTGCGGATCACCGCCGACTGCCCACTGATCGACGCGGCGATCGTCGACCGGGTCATCGACGAGCTGGTCGCTAGTGGGGGGGCATACGCCTATGCCTGCAATGTGATCGAACGCACCTATCCGAGGGGACTCGATGTCGAAGCGATGGCCCGCGACACACTCGAAAAATGCCATCGCATGGCCACATCAGCCGAGGATCGCGAGCATGTAACCTCGTTCATCAGGCGCGACCGCACCGGGCTGTTCACCATCCGCTCGGTCAAAGACACCCAGGACAACTCCGATCTGCGGTGGACAGTCGATACCGAGAGCGATCTCGCTCTTGTTCGTCGCATATACCACGAGATGGACCTGGGCCGGGTCTACCGTGCGTATCCGGATATCCTCGCTTATGTTCGCGCGCACCCGGAGCTGACGAAAGCCAATCTTGATAGCCACACTTGGGACCCGATGAACGGTCGTCAGAAGTAACCTCTTGTAGCTGCACGTAAGGTCCGCTGGGAAGTGGTTTCCCAGGGCGCCGGAACTTCGTTCCGGCGGAGCTATCTCTGCCCAAACCCGCTATCGAAAACACTTCAAAAGAACTGTATATCTAATTGAATCGCACGCACTTACTTGTAGGCGAATCTCGATACTGAACGGCATGGCATTTGATTGTTGCCTGAGCTAAAGAATACTCGGGCTATCTATGACAGGAAAGTTCACGATCAGAAACTCGGCTCAGGCATCGTCGCCGCAGACCCAGGACAGTGTCTCCGACGCCACCCAGTACCGATATGAGGTAGACCTCCCGGCTCTGGCGACGCTGCTTTTACGGCGGCGGCGTTGGATTGTGGGAGTGGTCGGTTTGGTCAGTGTCCTGACCGCGGTGGTCATGCTTCTTACTCCCAATCAGTACACGTCGACCGCCGTGATACTGCCCTCGGGCGGGTCGAGCGGCTTCTCCGCCCTCAAAGCTATGGCCGGATTGGCCGGTATGGACGGCGGCGAAGACGCTAACTCGTCCACTCTCTTCCCGGTCATTCTCCGTTCCAAACTGGTTAGTGATTCACTCCTTGGAAAGTCATACTTGTTTTCCGACTACAGTGGTGTGATTACTGTCTCCCTGCCGGAGTACTTTGACGAGACCGATCCCGATCGTCAGCGCCGGATGCTCGCGAAGATCACGTCGATAGACACTGACTCGCGGACCGGCGAAATCACCTTGCGTGTGGAAACCAAATATGCCGCGCTTTCGCAGGCGCTCGTGACGGAATACCTGACCCAACTGGAGAACTTCAATCTCTATAGCCGTCGCTCCGAGGCCCGCGAGCGGGTCCGCTACCTCAGCCGCGAACTCGAAACACGTCAAGTTGAACTTCGCGCGGCCGAGGACTCGTTGGAGGCCTACCAGAGCCGCAATCGAAACTGGGCTGCTACCAGTAGTCCGCCCCTGCTCAAGGAACTGGCCAGGCTCAAGCGCGATGCCGAGGCCAAAGCCACCACCTACGCCTACCTCCTCCAGGAGTACGAAATCGCCAAGCTCGATGCCCAGAAGGATGTGCCGGTGGTCAGAATACTGGACACGGCATCGCTTCCTACGCTGAAATCGGGCCCGCATCGCACGCTGACTGTACTGGCGGTGTCGACGATCGCCTTCGTTCTCGTGGTCCTCGCGATTTTTGGCCTCGAAATAGCCAGGCAGATCAGTCGTGGTTCGAGTCAGGATACCCAGCGTGAGCTCCGCAATCTCCTGGAATCGAGTTTCCCTCGCAGCCGACGGGTCTATGCGCGGGTGCATGAGCGCTTTCGTCGTCAGCCGATTTCGGTGGACAAATAACCCCTCCCCCTTTTTCTTTTCGGACAGCTTGCCGATCGAACGGAATCGATCGGTCTGTGAATTTATAGGATTGTCAGCACTCGTGTCTCACAGGCCACACTCATTGCCGATTGTTGCACTTCGCACCGCGCTGATTCTGCCGACCCTGAATGCCGAGTGCGACCTTCCTGCGTGGCTTGCCGCCCTCAAATCTCAAACCTTCCTGCCGGACAAGCTGTTGCTCGTGGATTCGTCTTCGTCCGACAGCACAGTCCAAATCGCGAAGGACTTCGGTTTTGACATTCATGTCATCGACAGGCAGTCCTTCTCCCACGGTGGCACCCGCCAGGAGTGTGTCGAACGGTTGGCAGATTCCGAACTGCTGATCTTCCTTACCCAGGATGCAATCCTGGCCACACCCGAATCCCTCGCGCGGCTGATTCAGTGGTTCGATGACCCCCAGGTTGGAGCAGCTTACGGACGGCAGTTACCTCGGCAGTACGCCGACCCGATTGAAGCCCATGCTCGCTTATTCAACTACCCTGACCAGACCTCCGTGAGAACTCGCGCTGATATCGCGCGTCTCGGTTTGAAAACGTCATTCATATCGAACTCCTTTGCGGCGTGGCGTCGCCGGGCGCTGCTCGAGGTCGGCGGCTTTCCTCTCGACACTATTCAGAATGAGGATACATTTGCGGCTTCCCGAATGATTCTCGCCGGATGGAAAGTTGTCTACGAGGCAGGCGCGGCGGTCTACCACTCCCACCCGTTTACAATCAGGCAGGAATTCCGTCGCTACTTCGACATTGGCGTCTTTCATGCTCGCGCGCCCTGGATACGGCGGGAGTTCGGCGGAGCCGGCGGCGAGGGCATCAGGTTCATCTGCTCGCAAATGAGCTACCTGCGGAAAGTGAGGCCCTGGGCAATACCGTCGGCGATCTTGCGCGCCGCGATGAAACTTATCGGGTACCGCCTTGGAGCCGGCGAGCAGTGGCTGCCCTCATGGTTCAAGCGATATCTCAGTGCCAACAAGTCGTACTGGAAACAGACACAACCGGCGGAGGAGAGGCATACGTGAGACGGTGCGTCATATTCGGTGGATCAGGGTTCATCGGCACGCACATGGCCCGGCATTTTCTTCGCACCGGGCGGTTTCAGCACGTCCATCTCGCCGATATAGCTCCCTGCTCTCTTGACGGAGCGCCCGGAATATCATACTCGCTGACCGACGTGCGTCACCCCATATCTCGCGATCTCGTAGTCGAGCCGCCTGATTGGATATTCAACCTGGCGGCTATTCACCGGGAACCGGGCCACGAACCTTACGAGTACTACGAGACGAATCTGGCAGGGGCGCGCAACGTGTGTGCCTACGCCGAGGCGATCGGCTGTCACAATATCTACTTCACGAGTTCCATATCGGTTTACGGCCCGGTCGATAAGCCCACCACCGAGCAGTCACCCATCAGGCCGATCACCCCGTACGGCGGCTCCAAGTATCCGGCTGAGTGCATCCACGAGGGATGGCAGCACGCCGGCGCGGGGCGGCGGTTGGTGATCTGCCGGCCCGGTGTTGTCTACGGTCCGGGCGATCCGGGCAACATCATGCGGATGATCCGCGCGATCCGCAAAGGCTACTTCGCCTTTCCCGGCAGCCCCCGCATTTACAAATCCTACGCATACATCTACGGATTGCTCGACAGCGTAGACTTTGTACTCGATCTGGATCGCCCCACCCTGGTTTATAACTATGTCGAAACACCGACCCAACCCCTTTATGAGATCGTATCTCAGATCAAGACCTTTCTCGGCCGCGACGCGCTGGTGCTGCCATTACCCCTCGCCATATTGCTGCCCATTTCGAGCGGAATTCAACGCCTGGTCGGCGGCAAGAGTCCGATCCACCCCGTCCGCGTGAGAAAAGCGGCAACACCGACCCACATCGTGCCACAGACGCTGATTGATCTCGGGTTTTCCTTCGAATACGACTTCGCGACGTCACTCCATCACTGGAAGTCCGTCTCGCCTCAGGACTTCGACTTTTCCTGACAAAAGAAAACCCGCAGGAGATAACTCCTGCGGGTTTGTTGTGTGTCAGTGATCTGACTTATTCGTCGTTACCGTCGCCGATGATGTCGCAGTGACCGGGGCCGATAATACCGTTGTTGTAGTTATCGAGCATTGTCAACCAGGCCAGAACATTCTTCTTCTGCGTCTTGGACAGCGAGTTCCAGTTCAAGTAGTAACGATTGGCCAGGAAGGCATCAGCCGCCGCAATCGTGCCGGCGATAGCGCTGCCGTCGGCGCCGTTGGCAATATTCAACTTGGCCGCCAGCAACTGAGCGTACAGCTTGGTGATACCGTTAGTCGGAGTACCGTACACCTGCATAGTCAGGATGTCATAAGCAATCTGAACGGTATTCACGTAGATGCTCCGGGCGCCGCCGGCAGTACCGAGCCAGATCGGGAGGAACTGCGAGAGGTAATCGGGCTGTGGACCGAACCCGGCATGGTTCTTCCAATAGCCGATTGTCAGCGAGCAACCCTCCGGAGGCGGGGGCATATAGAGACCGGCATCCCAGGTCAGGTCGTTCTCGCCGCCCTCGAGCGTCGTGCAAATGGTCATCCCGTTGGCAGGGTTAACATCGCTGTCCAGTGCGTCATCGCCGCCCTGATCCTGCGGGCTGAACACGAAACCGAGCGGAGCGACAAAGTGAACGTTGTAGTTGCCCGGCATCAGGTTGCTGAACAAGTAGTAACCGCTGGCATTGGTAACGGCGGTGGCCAGAATGTTACCGGCGCAGTCCATCAGGTGGACCGTCACGCCGGGAATACCAACTTCGCCGGCATCCTGAATCCCGTTCTCGTTGTCATCGTACCATACGAAGTCACCCAGCGAGGCCACTTCCGGTACCGGCGGGACATCGAAGCGCAGCAGGGCCTGCTTCTCGAGCTCACCGATCGCCGGCCAGCCGACAAACATGGTGTTGATCAGGCCGAAGTTGTCGTTGGGGAGGTTTTCAGCAATCGACGCGTCGCCGGTGCACGGATACTGGACACAGACCGGGCCGCCCGCGGTCGAGTAGCACACCTCCAGGTACGGCTGGTTGGTCGCGTTCTCACGGCTGTAAATCCAGGTGCGGGGAACTTCCTGGAATCCCTGCTTGAGCAGGACGCCGAAGTTGGAGTAGCTTCCGTCCGACCAGGCGGTCACCAGGGCCGTCAGGTTGACCGTCCTCCAGCCCGGAGAATCGGCCAGGAATGAACCTTCCGCCGCTCCGTTGAAGGCGCCGCCGAAGTTGTTCCACGTCACGGCGGCTTCCGCCCAATCGGCGGTTACCTGGTGAGTGGTCACGTTGTGACCGCTCGACTGCCATACGTAGACATACAGCGTCGCGGACGTCACTGCGTCACCCGCCGCCGGCACGTAAGCGGCCGAGAGGTCGGGGCCGATCAGATTGGTCTGATCCGGGTCCTGCGAACAGCCTGCGATCATGATCGCGGCGACTATTGGCAGGACTAACAGTTTGCTTGCTTTGAGCACGTTTGGCCTCCTAAAAAGGTGATTAGTTATATCTGGTTTTATGCAACACTATGTATACAGTTATGCAAACACATGTCAAAACTGTGCCTACTGATCAACGTAAACCGATGCTTTTCTTTAAGAAGCTGCCAATTACCGAACTTTGAAGCAACGCTGGTGCCAAGCCCCGGATCGTGCCCGTGATCGTGGCCGACTCGGAGGGAGGCGGGCGGTACCGAGATTGCCGGACAGGGTCGCCCGACAGCACACGCAACACCCTCCGTTTAGAGGTGCCTTGCGTGCCTCCCGGTGCGTCAGGGAGCGGGGGTGGACCCATTGATACTCAGCAGGCGAGGCCGCAGTGGACGGGGATGTCTACCACGCACGGAGCGGGTCGCGCTGGTGCGGCCTGGTCCACGATCAAGTTGGGTACAGGCGTTACCATGCACCGATTAGAAGGGAGTGCGGGAGATGTTCTCTCAGTCTGCCTCGCGCGAGGTCAAGCGGTCGATTCCTGCGGGTTCCAGGCGAACGACCAGAGAACCAACAGAATCTGGCGGAGTTCCTCGTCGGCGAAAGCCGCTTCGGTCATCGATCCCGCCAGGAATACGACAGATGCGGCCAATCCGGCGAGGCTGAGCGCGCGGCCAAAAGGCAAACCGTCTGGTAGCCGCCCGACCTGCCAGAACCTCCGCAGGGCAACTATCCAGATTGCCAGATAAAAGATCACCGCCGGAATGCCTGCTATGGCGGCGACGTGTAAGAAGTCGTTATGGGCGTGCCCCATACCTTTCGAGTCCCGAAGCTCCGGCGCGAGACTTTCGAGGTATGATTCGCCAAAATTCCCAGGGCCGCTGCCGAAGATTGGATTCTCCTCAGCGATGGCCAGCGAGTGCTCCCAGATAAACAGACGCCCGGCTGGGTTATCGACGCGCCAATCGTTGGTTATGCGCTGTGTAAAAACACCGGCCAGCCCGGGAGATAAAATCAGCGCCATGAGGCAGACAGCCGCCAGCCCGATCAGCGTCCAGCGTAACTGCCCCATCAGCCACCCGACTGCGATCAAACCGACACCAAGGGCAAGCATCGGCCCACGGCTGTTGCACAACGCCGAGGCCGCCAGCCCGGCCAGTGTCGCTGCTATCAGAATACGGCCATACCAGTTTCTTCTTTGGCCTGCGTTCATCCGGCGAAACCAGGCGGCTATCAAAGTCAGGAAGAAGGTGCTCAGCGTGACTACGAAAAAGCCGTAGGTAAGCGGGTGCGAGAAGTTGCCGGATAACCGCCAGTTGTCACCGGCGCGATGAATCGGCTGAGCAGCCCTAAAGTGAAAACCGGTGAAGTGCTGGACGATCCCGTACGCAGAAATCATCAGGAGCGCCAGGGCGAGAAGGAGCAGCAATCGTCGACGGTAGACCTGGTTCCGGTTTAGATACACGCCGATCGGTACGATCACCAGCAGCCATTCCTCGCGGATGTTGTTTAACGAGCGCAGGGGATTCTCGTTGACCAGCGATACCAGCACGAGCCAGAACAGATATAGCCCCCAGGCAGCAAAAAGTGGCCGTAAGTTTGCTCCGGCAAGAGCGCCGCGTTCGGTTATAAGTATCGCCCCGAAAACCAGGACCGCAATCCCCAACGCTGTCTGGGCCAGGGCGATGGAAAACGACGAAAAAAACAGGAAAAGCCCGAAGAAGACGATGAGAATCAGAGAAAGCACTTTGACGTGGCGATTGGGCGGATGCGCGTCGGCGATTTCTCCGGACGCCTGAAGCCTGAACTTTTGGCCCATGAGAGCGTAAGGTACCGGTGTTCGTTGACACTCACAAGGATTGTTTGGGCCAGAGTAGCTGGGTTAGCTGCGCGCTTTTCGGAGGTCGCGGCGATACCCGGCGCAGGCATTTGATTTTTGGATTGATTTTACCTACTCGGTTGGTATATTGCCGCTCCCCGAAAACAGGGGACCGCGGCTGATCGCCTTTTGCCGCGTCGTGGTGGGGTTCCCGAGTGGCCAAAGGGAACAGACTGTAAATCTGTCGGCGAAGCCTTCGAAGGTTCGAATCCTTCCCCCACCACCATATGTGTAAGTCTATCGGGCAGGGTCGCCTGCCAGCACGTTTCACGACTGGGGAGGATTAAGGTTTCTTTGGGACCAGCATCCGGGCGAACTGCTCGAGCAGGTTGCGGTCGAACGCCCCCTGGTCGGCGAACATACTCCTGAGTGCGGGGTAGGCGTCGATAGCCGAGCGGTATGACCGCTGCGTAGTCATGGCGTCGAACACGTCGGCGATCGCCGTGATCTTTCCGTAGATGTGAATCCCGGAACCGTCGATGGCGAGCGGATACCCGGTTCCGTTTTCGCGCTCGTGATGTTGGATCACCGGCAGGTAGGAATCTTTCTCAATCATATCTGTTGAGCTGAGGATCTCGTGTCCCCAGCAGGGATGCTGTCGTACCTGCTCGAACTCGGCCTCCGACAACTGCCCCTTCTTGTTCAGGATGGCGTCATCGATCCTGGTTTTGCCGATGTCGTGCAGCAGGGTGCCGGTGCCGAGAACTTTCAGGTCTTTTGGATTGCGGATCCCGACATACTGCGCCAGGGCGATCGATAGGGCACAGACATTCACCGAATGGGTGTAAGTGGAGTAATCAAATGACATCACACGCAGAAGGCTCTCGAATGCCGCCCGCCCGGTCAGAACGAAGCCTACTGTGGATGCCACCAGCTCCTGGCTCCGCCGGATGTTCTCGCCCATGGTCGGTCGGGCAAACAGATCTTCCATAAGCAGTTTGGCGCAGTCATAGACTATTCCAGCCCGAACACTTTCTGTTAGCGATTGATCGGTGGCTATTTCACTGAGATGCTTTTCGAGATAGGTGTGATACGCGCGGCGGTCCCGTCCGGCCACGTACAGCCGGGTGATGCCGCCGTCGAGCAACGCCTGGTGTGATTCCCCCGAAAACGGAGTGCAGGCGGAGTTATAAAGCACGATCCCGCTGGCGCACTCGATATACAAGTCGAACTCCGGCGCCGTGCCGGGCCGAAGAGCATCTCGGTAAACCGGCAGGTATCCTCCGTTGACCAGGTCTCGAGTTGAAACTGAATCCATCCTTGACCCCAAATGGAATCATCGGCTGGTTTGCCGTCGATCTTAAGGGGCAACTGGGCCATTCCCCGCCTGGGCCGTCGGCCGGCTACGACTTGCCGATCTGACTGTTGAATTCGACCGGGGAGAGTTCCTGCTCCAATTTGGAGCTGACGTTCAAGCGGAAGTAGCGGCGGACCGGCTGACCGCTGGTCTTCAATTCGGTCCGGTAGTAGATCCACTCCTGGCCGGGACGCAGACTGATTTCATCGAAGAAGACGTTGTCAGGCGTCTCTACCTTCTCACAGACTCCGGGGAACCGTCGCTCCAAGAAAAGAGTCGCGCCGGGCGTGACGGCTATCCGAACTCTGATCGACAGCGTTCCTCTGGTGGCGAGACTTAGATAGGTGCCGGCAAACGTGGCGTTGGCCAGACCGAGCGAGATGCCCTCACGTTCGAGGCCCTGCAGGTCACGGTGGAGTCGGAGGAGACGGTCCAGTGAAAGGGGCGGGGAGAACTTCAGGACGATGTTGTCGAAATCGCAAACTCGTACCGAACCCACCTGTTGGCAATTGGTGCGCTCGTAATTGGCGCAGTCGACGCTGCCGTACCGATTGAGTACGGCGCACACTCGCAGCCACTGGTTCTCACTCGGGTCGCCCTCGTGGGCCACGGCACGGATGTTCAGCGTGATTTGATCAAAAGCAGGAGCTTGTTTTCGGGGCTGGAGGGTGGCGCAACTGCACAGGAACAGGGCAAGGACGATAATCTTCGTCGCGCGCACGCAGGGACTGACCATGAGGCCGATGATACGATGGCGGAGTTACGAATCAACTAATTTTGCTGAGATTCCGGCGCTGGTCGACGAAGGAGTTTTCGGTGGCCCACCCACCTTCGGGCGGGATTGGCAGCCGTATCGCAGGATGCGGAGCACTACATTACTGTTCGTCACCACCAGCTTATCAGCTTGGGGCGGCAGGTATGGAGCAGATTGTCGTTGCGGGGTACTACGCGCGCCGTAATGCCAAGGCGGCCCGATTCGTAGCAAATCACCTCACCGCGATAGACGTAGATCCCTCGATCGCCTTCGTGCGAGCCGTTGAGCGCGGCCGCCGATGGTGCAAAGTCGAGAAACTGTTCTTGGGAGTTGATCTGGCCGGCGACCACCTGCACGGTGACATCGTCGGGGGTGATCTCACCCAGATCGACTTTCATGCTGACCTCGACCCGTTCGCCCACCTGTACCGTGCCGCCGGCGTTGGGGAAGTCAATGTCGCGGATATTTATCCGGTCCCAACTTCGGGTGATCCGGTCGACCCAGGCGGTAACTTCCCTGGTCAACACGAAGCTGTTCTCTCGGAGTTTCCGCGACGACTCGATAGCCGGTGCATAGAACTGGTTCGTGTAGTCCATCAGCATCCGGTGCGCCGAAAAGTGTTCGCCGGTTTTGTGAATGGCGGCTTTCATTTTGGCCAGCCATTCCTCCGGGATGTCAATACCGCTCCGGTCGTAGAAGAGCGGCACGATCTCCCGTTCGAGCGCGTTGTACAGAGCTTCGGCTTCGAGTTGATCCTGGCTCTTCACGTTGTCATATTCTTCACCGTTGCCGATCTTGAACCCGCTCTCGTCGTCGTACCCCTCCACCCACCAACCGTCAAGCACCGAAAGGTTCAGCACACCGTTGAGGGCGGCTTTCATGCCGGAGGTTCCGGACGCCTCCTGGGGCCGTCGCGGGTTGTTCAACCATACGTCGGATCCCTGCACCAGATAGCGCGCGACATTGATATCGTAATCCTCGAGGAAGATGATTCGGTTGCGGAACCGAGGCTCCGAAGAGTACGCGATGATGTGCTTGATGATCTCCTTGCCGGGTGTGTCCAGGGGATGGGCCTTGCCGGAGATTATTATCTGCACCGGGCGGTCCTCGTCGTTGATTATCTTGTCTAACCGGTCAGGATCGGAGAAGATCAGGTCGCCGCGCTTGTAGGTGGAAAATCGACGCGCGAAGCCGATCGTCAGAATTTGCGGGTCCAGATACTGGTCCGCTCTTTGAATCTCAGCGTAGCTGGCTCCGCGCCTCTGCAGCTGCATTTTTAAGCGCTTGCGGGCAAAATAGACGAGGCGTTCGCGACGCCGGTTGTGCACTCGCCATAGCTCAACGTCCGGGATGTTGTGAACCTTCTGCCAGACTTCCGGGGCGCCGGGCTGCTCAATAAACTTCGGTCCGAAATAAGATTCGTACAAGTCCTTTACGTCGTGGGAAATCCACGATGCCGGATGCACGCCGTTGGTGATCGCCCGAATCGGTACCTCCTGGCTGGGGAGGTTGGGCCAGATGTTGTGCCACATCTCGCGTGAGACCCGGCCGTGCAGTTCCGAGACACCGTTACAAAACGCTGAT is part of the Candidatus Zixiibacteriota bacterium genome and encodes:
- a CDS encoding DUF6418 domain-containing protein; translated protein: VSCFYNDLGIYNMELFAYTGTTFATSRLALFFIVFNVGFYLTGSFLANRPLVRRDYTLVAKDLRLGSLKVTAYFLALVLIGYVVFSYYVGGIPILQGMQRIIFLREAGPVQHFLLSYGAYIALALGYFRRPRGRFSVNGFLLVLMLLNLVLTGHKFSALIRLLVAYYTAVFARRWAENPSMKIWRARYIAVAAAGAVVLLAGAYASYTLMPSVKDAGKLLFDRVLALQGHLWWASDHNLFAHDRFDSDHWQAEWGAIVRLGQVPEGTAGMKYVMIQAIGADKAFPVFETGYRYTMAYPAILVLTFKYPVALALQFMAGCLLALLLYYLHYTLKYRHLIRALIALNVTLRLIEGVLGTGDFFQLIAPGNAFKLLFLLILELGVLRHVSSIASAGSREPAGHVAGKPG
- a CDS encoding glycosyltransferase family 1 protein gives rise to the protein MSARLVINATILNQPRQTGLGIYTANLLPPLLRWAAEDTNFSEIVIAGTPDSLRESLGPALDHPKTGVHEIPTVSPFRRLWHLDRLVMAERKRAGCVVFYSPTHHGVVRGGIIQVITVHDLFARIFPHNYRRQYYYFRWYVPRILANTSRVIVDSECTGADLRRFYTRCPAIDVVHAAVREDLSSKTLSEVLSLRDQRFFLFLGATFPYKNCLRLIDAFAEYRKTGSARLVFVGGRDEYTDRLQRHLEQKHAGLIGDVIFVEYASVSELVWLFRHAIALMLTTLYEGFGLPALEAMACDCPVIASRAGSLPEVCDEAALFVNPTDTASITRAMLEVERDSAIRERLIQAGQENVRRFSWDKSAEKVYRVLRSCLSP
- a CDS encoding glycosyltransferase family protein, with the translated sequence MTVKRVIIIQARMTSTRRPGKVLADLEERPMLVQQIFRLRHCRSVDQIVLATTTNATDDPLVALAEAERLGYYRGSEYDVLSRYYEAAAQFAADMIVRITADCPLIDAAIVDRVIDELVASGGAYAYACNVIERTYPRGLDVEAMARDTLEKCHRMATSAEDREHVTSFIRRDRTGLFTIRSVKDTQDNSDLRWTVDTESDLALVRRIYHEMDLGRVYRAYPDILAYVRAHPELTKANLDSHTWDPMNGRQK
- a CDS encoding Wzz/FepE/Etk N-terminal domain-containing protein produces the protein MTGKFTIRNSAQASSPQTQDSVSDATQYRYEVDLPALATLLLRRRRWIVGVVGLVSVLTAVVMLLTPNQYTSTAVILPSGGSSGFSALKAMAGLAGMDGGEDANSSTLFPVILRSKLVSDSLLGKSYLFSDYSGVITVSLPEYFDETDPDRQRRMLAKITSIDTDSRTGEITLRVETKYAALSQALVTEYLTQLENFNLYSRRSEARERVRYLSRELETRQVELRAAEDSLEAYQSRNRNWAATSSPPLLKELARLKRDAEAKATTYAYLLQEYEIAKLDAQKDVPVVRILDTASLPTLKSGPHRTLTVLAVSTIAFVLVVLAIFGLEIARQISRGSSQDTQRELRNLLESSFPRSRRVYARVHERFRRQPISVDK
- a CDS encoding glycosyltransferase, translated to MPIVALRTALILPTLNAECDLPAWLAALKSQTFLPDKLLLVDSSSSDSTVQIAKDFGFDIHVIDRQSFSHGGTRQECVERLADSELLIFLTQDAILATPESLARLIQWFDDPQVGAAYGRQLPRQYADPIEAHARLFNYPDQTSVRTRADIARLGLKTSFISNSFAAWRRRALLEVGGFPLDTIQNEDTFAASRMILAGWKVVYEAGAAVYHSHPFTIRQEFRRYFDIGVFHARAPWIRREFGGAGGEGIRFICSQMSYLRKVRPWAIPSAILRAAMKLIGYRLGAGEQWLPSWFKRYLSANKSYWKQTQPAEERHT
- a CDS encoding NAD(P)-dependent oxidoreductase, giving the protein MRRCVIFGGSGFIGTHMARHFLRTGRFQHVHLADIAPCSLDGAPGISYSLTDVRHPISRDLVVEPPDWIFNLAAIHREPGHEPYEYYETNLAGARNVCAYAEAIGCHNIYFTSSISVYGPVDKPTTEQSPIRPITPYGGSKYPAECIHEGWQHAGAGRRLVICRPGVVYGPGDPGNIMRMIRAIRKGYFAFPGSPRIYKSYAYIYGLLDSVDFVLDLDRPTLVYNYVETPTQPLYEIVSQIKTFLGRDALVLPLPLAILLPISSGIQRLVGGKSPIHPVRVRKAATPTHIVPQTLIDLGFSFEYDFATSLHHWKSVSPQDFDFS